Proteins found in one Pontibacter sp. SGAir0037 genomic segment:
- a CDS encoding toxic anion resistance protein, which yields MENKEISIAENKEQIQQKALAISKTIDPEKPESLTNFGVETQQKLGYYSNELLTKVKAKDAGDAGTAINELLAQINMIKVDETEKPGFFSRLPFVKKVADKSKQLASQYNSISQNVDDVVVKLEKTRQSVMKDTTSLEVMFKQAVEYIHEVRAVIAAGKMKIEEIEQQTIPQLQAEVETSGQDELAVQRLSDMIAFKERLEKKVHDFTLSHTIATQSMPQIRMLQTTNDVLAQKIQNSIVTVIPVWRQQVAIALGLEKQRKALEIQKKVTDTTNEMLLKNSQLLKTNVVSAAKENERGIVDVETLKKVNRNMVETLDAVLKISEEGSRKRAEAVKELATVQEELNSKIIGTFSKSKQIEVE from the coding sequence ATGGAAAATAAAGAAATCTCAATTGCCGAAAATAAGGAGCAGATTCAGCAAAAAGCGCTGGCTATCTCTAAAACAATAGACCCGGAAAAGCCCGAGAGCCTTACCAACTTTGGGGTGGAAACGCAACAGAAGCTGGGCTACTACTCCAATGAGCTGCTCACTAAGGTAAAGGCGAAGGATGCTGGTGATGCCGGCACTGCCATTAATGAGCTGCTGGCCCAGATCAACATGATCAAAGTGGATGAAACAGAGAAGCCCGGCTTCTTTTCCCGCCTTCCTTTTGTAAAAAAAGTAGCCGACAAATCGAAGCAGCTTGCCAGCCAGTACAACTCTATTTCACAGAATGTGGATGATGTGGTGGTGAAGCTTGAAAAAACCCGGCAGAGCGTAATGAAAGACACCACCAGCCTGGAGGTGATGTTTAAGCAGGCGGTGGAGTACATACATGAAGTGCGTGCTGTAATTGCGGCCGGAAAGATGAAGATTGAGGAAATAGAGCAGCAGACCATCCCACAGCTTCAGGCCGAAGTTGAAACAAGCGGGCAGGATGAACTGGCGGTGCAGCGGCTGAGCGACATGATTGCTTTTAAAGAACGCCTCGAGAAAAAAGTGCACGATTTCACGCTGTCGCACACCATTGCTACCCAGTCGATGCCGCAGATCCGGATGTTGCAGACAACAAACGATGTGCTGGCTCAGAAAATACAGAATTCTATTGTAACAGTAATTCCGGTATGGCGCCAGCAGGTGGCCATAGCCCTGGGGCTGGAGAAGCAGCGAAAAGCACTGGAGATTCAGAAAAAAGTAACTGATACCACCAACGAGATGCTGCTGAAAAACTCGCAATTACTTAAGACAAACGTAGTATCGGCTGCTAAAGAAAACGAGCGGGGCATCGTAGATGTGGAAACACTGAAGAAGGTAAACCGCAATATGGTGGAAACACTGGATGCAGTGCTTAAAATATCGGAGGAGGGAAGCCGTAAGCGTGCCGAGGCCGTAAAAGAACTGGCAACGGTGCAGGAAGAACTGAACAGCAAAATTATCGGCACCTTCAGTAAATCGAAGCAGATCGAGGTTGAATAA
- a CDS encoding PP2C family serine/threonine-protein phosphatase: MPLPNKVYTLHEIGGRKNNEDAVWPAPGDGPYPDNPLFMVCDGVGGNSHGEVASEFACRYISEYFNKNLKSEDQLNVGFLEQAREFAMEKFRQYIAENPEAERMSTTLTLAYLKKDSVFLAWCGDSKIFQLRNGNVIYQSEDHSLVNELVKRGEITPEEAVTHPQRNIITRSLQATEPYSEMQTAELTDVKEHDYILLCSDGVTENITPAKLKFILASEPEEDLLEQFQQYCYGKTRDNYSMQLIQLSFSRAAVPGTAPVKKEGGFKAFIKRLVS; this comes from the coding sequence ATGCCCTTACCTAACAAAGTATACACGCTTCACGAGATAGGCGGAAGAAAGAATAATGAAGATGCTGTCTGGCCTGCTCCGGGAGATGGCCCATATCCTGATAACCCCTTGTTCATGGTTTGTGATGGTGTAGGAGGCAATTCTCACGGCGAAGTGGCTTCAGAGTTTGCCTGCCGTTACATAAGTGAATACTTCAATAAAAACCTAAAGTCTGAAGACCAACTGAACGTCGGGTTCTTAGAACAGGCCAGGGAGTTTGCGATGGAGAAATTTCGACAGTACATCGCCGAGAACCCGGAGGCGGAACGCATGAGTACGACGCTTACACTGGCTTATTTAAAAAAAGACTCTGTTTTCCTGGCCTGGTGTGGCGACAGTAAAATATTCCAGCTCCGAAATGGCAACGTAATTTACCAGTCAGAAGACCATTCGCTTGTAAACGAATTAGTAAAAAGAGGCGAAATTACTCCGGAAGAAGCAGTCACGCATCCGCAACGCAACATTATTACCCGCTCGTTGCAGGCTACAGAACCTTATTCTGAAATGCAGACGGCAGAGCTAACAGATGTGAAGGAGCATGATTATATACTATTGTGCAGCGATGGTGTTACAGAGAATATAACACCGGCCAAACTAAAGTTTATACTGGCATCTGAACCGGAGGAGGATTTGCTGGAACAGTTCCAGCAATATTGCTACGGCAAGACCAGAGATAATTATTCTATGCAACTGATACAGCTCTCTTTTTCCAGGGCGGCCGTACCTGGAACGGCTCCTGTTAAGAAAGAAGGAGGTTTTAAAGCATTTATTAAGAGGTTAGTTAGCTAA
- a CDS encoding Tex family protein — translation MELNLDHLLKIAQELTITIKQVQATATLLDEGATVPFISRYRKEATGSLDEVQIAAIRDRLEQLRELDKRRETILKSIRDQEKLTPELEAQILAAETMATLEDIYLPYKPKRRTKATIAREKGLEPLAQRIFEQESFDVTAEAAAYISEEKEVKDTEEALAGARDIMAEWMNENADARAAMRQIFEKKGVFKSRVMMGKEEEGQKFKDYFEWEEPIEKAPSHRILAMRRGEAEMVLMLSAQPDEEDALAKLEDLFVKGNTAASEQVRLAARDCYKRLLKMSMETEVRLSSKKRADEEAIRVFADNLRQLLLSSPLGQKTVLALDPGFRTGCKLVVLDKQGKLLHNDTIYPHTGQGKAQDAAQNVKYLVTRYEVEAVAIGNGTASRETEAFVKGLNLPNTVQVVMVNESGASIYSASEVARQEFPDQDVTVRGAVSIGRRLMDPLAELVKIDPKSIGVGQYQHDVDQSALKHSLDDVVMSCVNAVGVEVNTASKQLLTYVSGLGPALAQNIVDFRNQNGPFSSRAELKKVPRLGDKAYEQAAGFLRIRGAKNPLDASAVHPESYGIVEQMAKDLGVTVQDLMQRDELRKQINLKKYVTDTVGLPTLQDIVSELAKPGRDPRQTFEAFSFTEGVNEMTDLRAGMKLPGIVTNITAFGAFVDIGVHQDGLVHVSHLSDRFVSNPHDVVKVGQKVEATVLEVDVARKRISLSLKGDPAAARPAGSSGGGRKGNAPKKEEELDDFQSKLAKLKGMFK, via the coding sequence ATGGAATTAAATCTTGATCATCTATTAAAAATTGCCCAGGAGCTTACCATTACCATTAAGCAGGTGCAGGCGACGGCAACATTATTAGACGAGGGCGCAACTGTACCCTTTATTTCCCGCTATCGAAAAGAGGCTACAGGCTCTCTGGATGAAGTGCAGATTGCGGCAATACGCGATAGGCTGGAGCAGCTTCGTGAGCTGGACAAGCGCCGCGAGACTATCCTGAAATCTATCCGCGACCAGGAAAAGCTTACGCCGGAACTGGAGGCCCAGATCTTGGCGGCCGAAACCATGGCAACCCTGGAAGATATTTACCTGCCATACAAGCCAAAGCGTCGTACCAAGGCAACTATAGCCCGTGAAAAAGGGCTGGAGCCACTGGCGCAGCGCATTTTCGAACAGGAAAGCTTCGATGTTACGGCAGAAGCTGCTGCTTATATTTCAGAAGAAAAAGAAGTAAAGGACACAGAAGAAGCGTTGGCAGGTGCCCGTGATATAATGGCGGAATGGATGAATGAAAATGCCGATGCCCGCGCCGCCATGCGCCAGATTTTCGAAAAGAAAGGCGTGTTCAAGAGTCGGGTGATGATGGGTAAAGAAGAGGAGGGACAGAAGTTCAAAGATTACTTCGAATGGGAAGAGCCTATCGAAAAAGCCCCTTCGCACCGTATTCTGGCTATGCGACGTGGTGAGGCCGAAATGGTACTCATGCTGAGCGCGCAGCCCGACGAAGAAGATGCACTGGCAAAACTGGAAGATCTTTTTGTGAAAGGCAATACGGCGGCATCGGAGCAGGTACGATTGGCTGCCAGAGATTGCTATAAGCGTTTGCTGAAGATGAGCATGGAAACAGAGGTACGCCTGAGCTCGAAGAAACGTGCCGATGAAGAAGCCATTCGGGTATTTGCCGATAACCTGCGCCAGTTGCTGTTGTCTTCGCCGCTCGGGCAGAAAACAGTACTTGCCCTTGACCCCGGTTTCAGAACCGGCTGTAAGCTTGTGGTGCTTGATAAACAGGGAAAGCTGCTGCATAACGATACAATTTACCCGCACACAGGCCAGGGAAAAGCACAGGATGCAGCTCAAAACGTAAAGTACCTGGTAACACGCTACGAAGTAGAAGCGGTGGCTATCGGAAACGGAACAGCCAGCCGCGAAACCGAGGCTTTTGTAAAAGGTTTGAACCTGCCTAATACAGTGCAGGTGGTTATGGTAAATGAAAGCGGGGCTTCTATTTACTCTGCTTCAGAGGTGGCACGACAGGAGTTCCCGGATCAGGATGTAACGGTTCGTGGAGCAGTTTCTATTGGCCGCAGGCTAATGGATCCGCTGGCAGAACTGGTGAAGATCGATCCGAAATCTATTGGTGTTGGCCAATACCAGCACGACGTAGACCAGTCTGCACTGAAGCACTCGCTCGATGATGTGGTGATGAGCTGTGTAAACGCAGTAGGAGTAGAGGTAAATACAGCCAGCAAGCAACTGCTGACCTATGTATCAGGGCTTGGGCCTGCCCTGGCGCAGAATATTGTTGACTTCCGTAACCAGAACGGTCCGTTCAGCAGCCGTGCCGAGCTTAAAAAAGTACCTCGCCTGGGAGATAAAGCCTACGAACAGGCTGCAGGCTTCCTGCGTATCCGGGGTGCTAAAAACCCTTTAGATGCTTCGGCAGTTCACCCTGAAAGTTATGGCATAGTAGAGCAAATGGCAAAAGACCTGGGCGTAACGGTGCAGGACCTGATGCAGCGCGACGAGTTGCGTAAACAGATCAACCTTAAAAAATATGTAACTGATACAGTAGGACTGCCAACCTTGCAGGATATTGTAAGCGAATTGGCCAAACCGGGTCGTGACCCACGGCAGACTTTTGAGGCTTTCAGCTTTACCGAAGGTGTAAATGAAATGACCGACCTGCGTGCAGGCATGAAACTGCCGGGTATAGTTACTAACATTACAGCTTTCGGAGCTTTTGTAGACATTGGAGTGCATCAGGATGGGCTGGTACACGTGAGCCACTTGTCCGACAGGTTTGTAAGCAATCCGCATGATGTGGTAAAAGTAGGGCAGAAAGTAGAGGCCACTGTTCTGGAAGTAGATGTAGCCAGAAAGCGTATCTCCCTGTCTTTAAAAGGAGATCCTGCCGCGGCACGACCTGCCGGAAGCAGTGGCGGTGGCCGTAAAGGTAATGCTCCTAAAAAAGAAGAAGAACTGGACGATTTCCAGTCGAAACTGGCAAAGCTGAAGGGTATGTTTAAATAA
- a CDS encoding polysaccharide deacetylase family protein translates to MILLSFDIEEFDMPFEYGKDISFADQISISVEGTTAILDLLEKHQVKATFFSTVTFAENAPALIKRIVESGHELASHGMYHSDFKPEHLAQSRKALEALSGQEVQGYRMARMMPVDEAEVASAGYTYNSSINPTWLPGRYNNLSRPRTFFKEAGVWQLPASVSPLLRFPLFWLSFHNLPLWLYQRMAAKTYKKDQYLNIYFHPWEFTDLTDTERFGFPGYVQKNTGARMIQRMDQFIAWLKGKGYPFATTREFIAKVV, encoded by the coding sequence GTGATTTTACTGAGCTTTGATATCGAGGAGTTTGATATGCCATTCGAGTATGGCAAAGACATATCCTTTGCCGACCAGATCAGCATTTCTGTTGAGGGTACCACCGCTATTCTGGACCTGCTGGAGAAACACCAGGTAAAGGCCACCTTTTTCAGTACGGTTACTTTTGCCGAAAATGCACCAGCCCTCATCAAACGTATCGTAGAAAGCGGCCATGAACTGGCGTCGCACGGCATGTATCATTCCGATTTTAAGCCGGAGCATCTGGCACAGTCAAGAAAAGCGTTGGAGGCGCTATCAGGGCAGGAGGTGCAAGGTTACCGCATGGCGCGTATGATGCCTGTAGACGAAGCAGAAGTAGCCAGTGCCGGGTATACCTATAACAGTTCTATTAACCCTACCTGGTTGCCAGGCAGGTACAATAACCTGAGCAGGCCCAGAACGTTCTTTAAAGAAGCAGGAGTGTGGCAATTGCCTGCCTCGGTTTCTCCCTTGCTTCGGTTCCCTTTGTTCTGGCTATCGTTTCACAACCTGCCGCTCTGGCTGTACCAGCGTATGGCAGCAAAAACCTATAAAAAAGACCAGTACCTGAACATCTACTTTCACCCGTGGGAGTTTACCGACTTAACTGATACAGAGCGATTTGGTTTTCCGGGATATGTACAGAAAAACACCGGAGCCAGAATGATTCAGCGGATGGATCAGTTTATTGCCTGGTTAAAAGGGAAGGGCTATCCTTTTGCAACTACCCGGGAGTTTATTGCGAAGGTTGTTTAA
- a CDS encoding glycosyltransferase family 2 protein codes for MKKLVSVVVPAYNEAANIWQISKAIDQVFECLPAYDYELIVVNDGSTDETMQVIGEIKALNPKFFYLEFSKNFGHQLAVKAGIDHAKGDCVISMDCDMQHPPEMIPELLAKWEEGYEVVYTIRKEDRRLSYTKRITSKMYYKFINSLADIGLESGSADFRLIDRKIANIMMNLQENEPFLRGLSRWVGFRQYGIKYDPAKRFAGKSKYTLKKMLRLALHGVTSFSIRPLYFAAYLGLTFSLLSLLYVPYVMYSLYTGSKVSGWASVIMTIVFFGGLQLCILGIIGIYIGKMFMQTKDRPNYIIRSTNITLYR; via the coding sequence ATGAAGAAACTGGTATCTGTTGTTGTGCCTGCCTATAACGAGGCAGCCAACATCTGGCAAATAAGCAAGGCAATTGACCAGGTTTTCGAATGCCTTCCGGCTTACGACTATGAACTGATCGTGGTCAACGACGGAAGCACCGACGAAACCATGCAAGTGATCGGTGAGATCAAAGCGTTAAACCCAAAGTTCTTTTACCTGGAATTTTCTAAGAATTTCGGACATCAGCTAGCTGTAAAAGCAGGAATAGATCATGCCAAAGGCGACTGTGTGATCAGCATGGACTGTGATATGCAACACCCTCCCGAGATGATCCCGGAATTGCTGGCGAAGTGGGAGGAGGGATATGAAGTGGTGTATACCATCCGCAAGGAAGACAGGCGCTTATCCTACACCAAGCGAATCACTTCTAAAATGTACTATAAGTTCATCAACTCGCTTGCAGATATCGGCCTGGAAAGCGGTTCCGCCGATTTCAGGCTGATTGACAGGAAGATTGCCAATATCATGATGAACCTGCAGGAGAACGAGCCTTTCCTGCGCGGGCTCTCCCGTTGGGTAGGCTTCCGGCAGTATGGCATCAAGTATGATCCGGCAAAGCGTTTTGCAGGCAAAAGCAAGTACACTTTAAAAAAGATGCTGCGGCTGGCCTTACATGGTGTCACATCTTTTTCAATTCGTCCGCTTTACTTTGCCGCCTACCTGGGGCTGACATTTTCATTATTGTCTTTGCTGTACGTCCCATACGTTATGTATAGCCTCTATACCGGTTCAAAAGTATCGGGATGGGCCTCTGTTATCATGACCATTGTTTTTTTTGGCGGGCTGCAGCTTTGTATCCTGGGTATCATTGGTATATACATCGGCAAAATGTTCATGCAAACCAAAGACAGGCCCAATTACATCATCCGATCTACAAACATTACATTATACAGGTAA
- a CDS encoding serine/threonine-protein kinase: MDFRSRYKYNPKEDLLGKGGFSRVFKAVDVLLEREVALKVFNSEQSAKYDLITEIKKVIRFQHENLCRYYDVAILPTVTAFGEEEQVQVGVMEYLDGGDLKSYLSRHPQYLNKLLADVLQGLYYLHKKQIIHRDLKPQNILIKLEEDGPVAKITDFGISKALDELQQDNNSALMGTVEYMAPEQFNPQKYGLNGQITTQIDLWSFGIMVYELIAGHSLFGSRSKHTSAERVMSNILGEEYLEKLKILPEPYNEILSLCLVKKVSDRVKSADILLKILDKSFSGNLSSSSIIISSAALGDGDETMVIGQALPAPKPAEEDNAAETQVIELKKPAASASEEKSNLVYHNEPQPVKKVAADTPVVAKAAPVVLPKVEAPAPAKVAAPEVLKPVPAPQPAAVNARPVVADLSEEAVAKAGQQEKPAPVKPAPVAEAESKKEIKPAAELAPPPAVPAQPVVAEKPAPAPAQALVQEASPQTPQEEVKAAAPARIQPEAAAEAASEQRKEDSTEKTESAEAPVAEPALVSEVLKEQSPAENAPKNKKAKKGSKAKQTVTPVVQPAPAAVEVPEPKATATASPAPTAPAASPVSSAAKPAKKNLTLVYGAVAGVALLGMASFFMFSGGDEAAAKSGITASEMPVTPDADASAATVAVTPAVKASGAATSEKAAAAYVSDLVLYKGSKNESVYTGYVKNGMPDGKGELTFKNGASYNGSFVKGEYDKSGTYTMTNGVSCKLQWNKGKGISATLQYPNGSVYKGAFVLEEGNFYENGKGSMTWADGNKYVGNWAKGKKTNGTMYYSDGTMYKGDFVSDKREGKGKFTFADGAWYEGTFKNNEFNGTGEKYNTNGELIESGTYKNGLLAQ, translated from the coding sequence ATGGACTTCAGGTCAAGGTATAAGTATAATCCTAAAGAAGATCTATTAGGTAAAGGCGGCTTTTCACGTGTGTTTAAAGCTGTTGATGTGCTTTTAGAAAGAGAAGTAGCTCTCAAGGTCTTTAATTCCGAACAAAGCGCCAAGTATGATCTTATTACCGAAATAAAGAAGGTGATACGATTTCAGCATGAAAATTTGTGCCGGTATTATGATGTGGCCATTCTGCCAACTGTAACAGCTTTTGGAGAAGAAGAGCAGGTGCAGGTGGGAGTGATGGAGTACCTGGACGGAGGAGATCTGAAAAGCTATCTGAGCCGTCATCCGCAGTACTTAAACAAGCTTTTGGCAGATGTACTGCAGGGACTATACTACCTGCATAAGAAGCAGATCATCCACCGCGACTTAAAGCCTCAGAACATCCTGATCAAGCTGGAGGAAGACGGCCCTGTTGCTAAAATCACTGATTTTGGTATCAGTAAAGCACTGGATGAATTGCAGCAAGACAATAACTCTGCTTTAATGGGTACGGTGGAGTACATGGCTCCGGAGCAGTTTAACCCGCAGAAGTATGGCTTGAACGGACAGATTACGACACAGATTGATTTGTGGAGCTTTGGCATTATGGTTTACGAACTGATTGCTGGTCATAGCCTTTTCGGCAGCCGGTCGAAGCATACCAGCGCTGAGCGCGTAATGAGTAACATACTGGGGGAGGAGTACCTGGAGAAGTTAAAGATATTACCTGAGCCCTATAACGAGATTTTAAGCCTATGCCTGGTAAAGAAAGTCAGCGACAGAGTTAAGTCTGCCGATATTCTGCTTAAAATCTTAGATAAATCTTTTTCTGGTAATTTATCTTCATCCAGTATTATCATAAGTAGTGCTGCGTTAGGTGATGGTGATGAAACGATGGTGATCGGCCAGGCTTTGCCTGCTCCTAAACCGGCTGAAGAAGATAATGCAGCAGAAACTCAAGTGATTGAGTTGAAGAAGCCTGCTGCTTCTGCTTCTGAAGAGAAAAGTAACCTGGTGTATCATAATGAGCCTCAGCCAGTAAAGAAAGTAGCGGCAGATACGCCGGTAGTCGCCAAGGCAGCCCCTGTGGTTTTGCCTAAAGTGGAGGCTCCTGCTCCGGCAAAGGTGGCAGCGCCTGAAGTACTCAAACCTGTTCCTGCTCCACAACCCGCTGCTGTTAACGCTAGGCCTGTAGTTGCAGACCTATCAGAAGAAGCAGTGGCTAAAGCAGGGCAGCAAGAAAAGCCTGCACCAGTAAAACCAGCACCTGTTGCTGAAGCAGAATCCAAAAAAGAAATTAAGCCTGCCGCTGAACTTGCACCTCCGCCAGCAGTGCCAGCGCAGCCTGTGGTGGCAGAAAAACCAGCACCGGCACCGGCACAGGCCTTAGTTCAGGAAGCTTCTCCACAAACCCCGCAGGAGGAAGTGAAAGCTGCTGCACCGGCCAGAATACAGCCGGAGGCGGCTGCAGAAGCAGCTTCGGAGCAAAGGAAAGAAGATTCAACGGAAAAAACTGAATCCGCAGAAGCTCCTGTGGCAGAACCTGCTTTGGTTTCTGAAGTTTTAAAAGAACAGAGCCCGGCTGAAAATGCCCCGAAAAACAAGAAGGCTAAGAAAGGCAGTAAAGCGAAGCAAACCGTAACGCCGGTTGTGCAGCCGGCTCCTGCCGCAGTAGAAGTACCTGAACCAAAAGCCACCGCAACGGCATCCCCCGCTCCAACAGCTCCGGCAGCAAGCCCTGTGAGTAGTGCCGCAAAGCCAGCAAAAAAGAACCTTACGCTGGTTTACGGTGCGGTAGCGGGAGTAGCTTTGTTAGGTATGGCAAGCTTCTTTATGTTCTCCGGCGGAGATGAGGCTGCTGCAAAGTCGGGGATTACAGCCAGTGAAATGCCTGTTACACCAGATGCGGATGCCTCTGCGGCAACAGTAGCGGTTACACCTGCTGTCAAAGCTTCTGGTGCTGCAACATCAGAGAAAGCAGCTGCCGCATATGTTTCTGATCTTGTGTTGTATAAGGGCAGCAAAAATGAATCTGTGTATACCGGCTATGTGAAGAACGGGATGCCGGACGGGAAGGGCGAGCTGACATTTAAGAACGGGGCAAGCTACAACGGCTCATTTGTAAAGGGTGAGTACGACAAAAGCGGCACCTATACAATGACAAACGGTGTATCCTGTAAGCTGCAATGGAACAAAGGCAAAGGTATTAGTGCCACTTTACAATATCCAAACGGCAGTGTATACAAAGGCGCTTTTGTGTTGGAAGAAGGCAACTTCTACGAAAACGGGAAAGGCTCTATGACCTGGGCAGACGGAAATAAATACGTCGGGAACTGGGCAAAGGGAAAAAAGACAAACGGTACAATGTACTACAGCGATGGGACCATGTATAAAGGCGACTTCGTGAGCGACAAGCGTGAAGGAAAGGGTAAATTTACCTTTGCTGATGGAGCCTGGTACGAAGGAACATTCAAGAATAATGAGTTTAACGGCACGGGTGAAAAGTATAACACAAACGGCGAACTTATAGAAAGTGGCACCTACAAAAACGGACTACTGGCTCAATAA
- a CDS encoding CopD family protein: protein MSFLYVKALHIIFVVTWFAGLFYIVRLFIYFAEAEEKPEPEKSVLQAQFRMMQKRLWYGITWPSAILTLIFGPTMLYLYGSIPTWLVWKICFVVGLYVYHFLCHRIFSQQQKGIISYTSTQLRVWNEVATLFLFSIVFLVVLKNSLSMLWGIIGLILFSAILMLAIRIYKRVRGKA, encoded by the coding sequence ATGAGCTTCCTTTACGTTAAAGCCCTGCACATTATTTTTGTTGTAACCTGGTTTGCAGGCCTGTTCTATATTGTGCGCCTGTTCATTTATTTTGCTGAGGCAGAAGAAAAACCTGAACCGGAAAAAAGCGTGCTACAGGCTCAGTTCCGCATGATGCAGAAGCGCCTCTGGTATGGCATTACCTGGCCATCAGCTATATTAACCCTTATTTTCGGACCTACCATGCTGTACCTTTATGGCAGCATTCCTACGTGGCTTGTCTGGAAAATCTGCTTTGTAGTTGGGCTTTATGTTTACCATTTTCTTTGCCACCGCATATTCAGTCAGCAGCAAAAAGGCATTATATCCTACACCTCCACCCAGCTTCGGGTGTGGAACGAGGTAGCTACACTTTTCCTGTTCAGCATTGTGTTCCTGGTAGTCCTGAAAAACTCGCTCAGTATGCTTTGGGGCATTATCGGACTTATTCTTTTCTCGGCTATACTCATGCTGGCGATCAGGATATACAAAAGAGTCAGGGGAAAGGCCTGA
- a CDS encoding glycosyltransferase family 87 protein translates to MPGVPLERLKAFLISMRFVFILYSLLAIVTAVKQFISGPASYNNYLIYKYTFWHSLQGQILYGGYPEEYFDSNHYGPVFALLMTPFAVLPDGIGMVLWNLANALLLVAGIYGLPLSTAKKSVIAFICAHEALGALLSFQFNVGLTGLMLLSFSYTIKQQETKAAVAIATGTLIKLYGIVGLAFFFFSKNKIRLIISGVIALAILFALPMVLHSAAFTVQSYADWYSSLVHKNAQNVSGNSMQDISLMGLVRRISGNHELPNTYFLLGGILLFALPYLRVKQYQYTAFRLMLLASTLIFVVIFSSGSESPTYIIAFTGVAIWFMIQPQPKSAWVIGLFVLALLLTSFSPSDLFPKFIRESYIKPYALKALPCVLVWLVIIYQMLRNDFKQYSLAAS, encoded by the coding sequence ATGCCCGGAGTACCTTTAGAGAGGCTGAAAGCCTTTCTTATCAGCATGCGCTTTGTCTTTATTTTATATAGCTTGTTAGCCATTGTAACAGCTGTTAAGCAATTTATTTCGGGGCCCGCATCTTATAATAACTATCTAATCTATAAATACACTTTCTGGCATAGCCTGCAGGGGCAAATATTGTATGGGGGTTACCCGGAGGAATACTTCGACAGCAACCATTATGGCCCGGTTTTCGCACTTTTAATGACTCCTTTTGCTGTTTTGCCCGATGGTATTGGCATGGTTCTATGGAACCTGGCGAACGCTCTCCTGCTGGTAGCAGGTATTTACGGCCTTCCGCTCTCCACCGCCAAAAAGTCTGTTATTGCTTTTATCTGTGCTCACGAAGCCTTGGGGGCCTTATTAAGTTTCCAGTTCAACGTTGGCCTGACAGGACTTATGTTACTAAGCTTCTCCTATACGATCAAGCAGCAGGAAACGAAAGCCGCCGTAGCCATTGCAACAGGTACGCTCATAAAACTTTATGGCATTGTCGGGCTTGCCTTTTTCTTTTTCAGTAAAAATAAGATTCGCCTGATTATCAGTGGCGTAATAGCACTGGCCATTCTGTTTGCGCTTCCGATGGTGCTGCATTCTGCCGCTTTTACAGTACAGTCGTATGCCGACTGGTATAGCAGCCTGGTGCATAAAAATGCTCAGAATGTGTCCGGCAACAGCATGCAGGATATTTCGCTGATGGGGCTTGTACGCCGCATCAGCGGCAATCATGAGTTACCAAACACCTACTTTTTACTAGGCGGCATACTGCTGTTTGCCTTGCCTTACCTGCGCGTGAAGCAGTACCAGTATACAGCCTTCAGGCTGATGCTGCTGGCGTCCACGCTGATATTCGTGGTGATTTTCAGCAGCGGTTCTGAGTCCCCGACTTACATCATCGCTTTTACAGGTGTGGCTATCTGGTTTATGATCCAGCCACAGCCAAAATCAGCCTGGGTGATCGGCCTGTTTGTATTGGCGCTACTCCTGACCAGTTTTTCACCTTCTGATCTGTTTCCGAAGTTTATCCGGGAGAGTTATATCAAGCCTTACGCTTTAAAGGCTTTGCCTTGTGTGCTGGTATGGCTGGTGATTATTTACCAGATGCTCCGTAACGATTTTAAACAATACTCCCTTGCCGCTTCATGA
- a CDS encoding HAD family hydrolase, with protein sequence MLENTDSIIFDLDGTLWDSTAMVAKAWQAGIDQVDYVTDKLTQADIRATAGMPYSAIYDKLFPSLPKEKSEEFRKLCGKIELEYMNRYGGELYPGLEETLEYLQGKYRLFIVSNCQTGYIEAFLAYHNMQRFFTGHQCYGTKDQPKAENIKDIIADYELKQPVYIGDTMGDYEAARKAGVPFILADYGFGTVENGWEARLQSLADLKTIF encoded by the coding sequence ATGTTAGAAAATACAGACAGCATCATATTTGACCTGGACGGAACACTTTGGGATTCTACAGCTATGGTGGCAAAAGCCTGGCAGGCCGGAATTGACCAAGTGGATTATGTAACAGATAAACTCACACAGGCAGATATACGGGCTACAGCCGGGATGCCCTATAGTGCCATTTACGACAAGCTTTTCCCTTCGCTGCCAAAAGAGAAGAGTGAGGAGTTTCGTAAGCTGTGCGGTAAAATAGAGCTGGAGTACATGAACCGGTATGGCGGCGAATTGTATCCGGGACTGGAAGAAACGCTGGAGTACCTGCAGGGCAAGTACAGATTGTTTATCGTGAGCAACTGCCAGACCGGGTATATAGAAGCTTTTTTAGCTTACCATAACATGCAACGTTTCTTTACCGGACACCAGTGTTATGGCACCAAAGATCAGCCGAAAGCAGAGAATATAAAAGATATTATAGCAGATTACGAGCTGAAGCAGCCCGTATATATAGGCGATACCATGGGAGATTATGAAGCGGCCAGAAAAGCCGGAGTTCCTTTTATACTGGCAGATTACGGTTTCGGTACGGTTGAAAATGGCTGGGAGGCGCGCCTTCAAAGCCTGGCAGATTTAAAAACCATCTTCTAG